CTCGTCAGGTTGTTTTGCACTTTTTTGTATATGCCGATATCAGCAAAGCTTATAACGAGCTTCTCAGTGTATCCTTGGAGCTGTCGGGCAATGCATTCAATGCGATCCACAAGGACATCAATGGAAATGTTATTGGTAAGGATCAGAGGATCATATCGCCATATAACGCGTTTCTTGCCCAGCCTTTCAGATAGAGCTTTGAATGTCTCAATGCGCTGTACAAGAGGGGGGACGTTAGGCTCCAGTTTCTCCTGCTCATAGTCATTGAGAGTGAACTGAAAATAATAATGAATTCCTTTGGCCTCGATTTCGGGCAAATATTGCATCAGTGGCTTTGGATTTTTACTCCAGAACACAATGATTCGGGTTTTCTTGAATGAAATATATTGAACCTGCTTTGTATTGAAAGGATTCCTCCATATCAGATATCCAGCGTCAAGCCGATTTATGAACCACTTGGCGAAAAATGCGGGGATATCTGTTGCACGACTGGCCGATACAATGACCGGGCAGATGGCCTTCTCGGATTTATTATCCGGAAGATTAATGATGTCCGTTTCCCATCCACTGAAAAGCACTGATCATTTCCTTTCTGTAAAGAAACCGGTAAAGCCGCATGGATCAGATCTCTTCCCTTCACCTATACGACCGCTAAAACATGATTCATTGGGGCGGGCGGCATTTACCCGATATGCCAGATGCTCTGTAAAGTTTGCGGTGATCGTTTCTGCGAAGGAATGGGGTGCGAAGACGCGATAGGCAATTTTCGTTTCATCGTTCCTAACGAGTCTGTGGTTCAACACGAATCTTCTCTGCGTAAAACAGCACCCATCATGACAGGTAGCTGAAACGCGTGCACACGGAATGGGAAGGATGGTACGCATTTTGGTTTGGGGGGCTTGATCGTGCTGGTTGGCTTCGCGATTCAGAATCATAGGAAAATATTCGTACGGATTATCTCGGGTTGTTACATCAGCGATGATACAAAGGCCGTATGGGAGCAGCAGGCGCGAGGCTATTCTCAGGGTATTGCTGATGATTCCCTGTGCCGACGCATAGTTGACGTTGTAAAATTCGCAGAGACATTTCCAACTAGTGATGATGTCATATTGCGTGCCGAACTGATCCGCAATCGCGGACAATGCGGGGACATAGCTTTCTAGGTCGACGGGAAGATTAACGCAATGGCAGGCTAATGTGTAATCAAGATTAATAAAATCTCTAAACGATTCTAAAATATCGCCTTGTTTGCATAGGGCGTCTTGGTTGGTGTCGACCGCTGTGATCTCTATCGGCGCCTCGCATCCTCCCCAGTTGGAAAGGGCTAACAATGTGCCTGCAACGGCGGCGCCTGTTCCTGATCCTATATCGAGTATTCGAATAGTGTCTTTCTGGCGTAATGCAGAACCGATAGCTGGGATGGAAAAAAGTTCCGATAAAATATTCCATGCCTCTATGACGGTTCTGGGAAAGTAGGTCCCGAGATAAATCTGGTTATCTTGGTGAGTAGCTTCAAAATTGAACCGAGCGCCTTGTTTCTTTTTCTGATAGACAGCGCCCATTCGTTCGAGTTGATCATCTATGAATGAGGGGAGCTGCTTGTGTTCATGGGTGACAGCTGTCTTCGTTCCATCCGTTTCAGCAATAGGGGAGACAAATAATCCCGGTACAAGATCGCACGCTTCGCTGTGGAGTGATTCGACGATGCGAGATCTTACAGTGTTATGCTCACGTAAAAGCTCCTCATTATTATCAAGGTCGAATATCTTCCTGAGATTCCCACTCTTCAGTATAGGATACTGGCGCTTCGCCGTCGGATTGAGAAAGTAAGTGGTTATGCTGGTCCTCAAATCGATTCCCGCAACTTTCGGATATATGAGAGCATCCAGGGCATATTCGACCAGTAAATCTTCGCATTGTTTTTGTTGGACTTCGAGCCCGTTTTCCCATGCATCATGAATCAAAGAAACGATCCGCTCGAAGCGATCTAGATAGTCTTTTCGAGAGTTCGTAATATTCTTGTATTCGAAGATTGCTTCCGCACGAGTACGCAGCGATCCGATGGGCAAGAAGTCGGCTATTGTACGTATTTTTGCATACAGTTCAGCGCGTTGGAAAAGGGACAAAAAAAATATCAGAAGCGCAATGACGGATGCCGGCGGCTCAGCACCATCACGGATCGCCTGGCCTGCTCGGGAATTTACGAAGATCAGCAGCGTATCTTCATAATCAATGCGACCTGCGCGCAATTCCGCACTGGTAAGTCCATAAAAAAGAGGCCGGATCTCATAAAGATGTGTTTTTAGGAAATCATCACAAACGGATAATGAACTCCACCGTTTGATTTCCTGCTGAAGTTCCTGAAGGGTCATAGGCCAGATTTCTTTGAATCCTCTTCTATAGCGATTTCAATAATACGGCTGTTGACTGTGATCTGCCCGCTTTCAACAAGATCTGCAAGGCGATCCTTGGATATTCGGAAATGGAGAATGTCTTGCCCTCTTTTTCTGCTTAACTCGAACTCTTCTGCAAGAAAAAATCATTGCGCTAGAAGGCACCTCCCTAATTCGCTGCGTTCATCAATAGAATCAGCCTTCAAACTCTTAATGTAATGGATAATTTTCCCGATTATCGTAATCTCAAATCTTCGTACAAATAGATCATGCACACGATAAGAACGATCATTCACGAGTCTTCCTGGCGTACGTAAAGCCATTGGCACAGCAGAAATCGGGAACTTGTCATAAAGACTCATCATATTTTTATCCGGCAAACGTTGATAAAAGGCCCATTGGTATAGTGCTTCGATTAACT
The Deltaproteobacteria bacterium genome window above contains:
- a CDS encoding DUF1848 domain-containing protein — translated: MINLPDNKSEKAICPVIVSASRATDIPAFFAKWFINRLDAGYLIWRNPFNTKQVQYISFKKTRIIVFWSKNPKPLMQYLPEIEAKGIHYYFQFTLNDYEQEKLEPNVPPLVQRIETFKALSERLGKKRVIWRYDPLILTNNISIDVLVDRIECIARQLQGYTEKLVISFADIGIYKKVQNNLTREGVSFREFTPPLMIELAERLQHKAQGWGINITTCAEGVSLDQYDIGHNRCIDDNLMVELFNDDSALMNFLGYQPDLFAGYSRPYLKDKGQRKECGCIVSKDIGMYDTCHHLCKYCYANTSRKAVENNLCKHDPGAETLIAECQPKIDHL